Proteins encoded within one genomic window of Mesorhizobium sp. AR10:
- a CDS encoding class I SAM-dependent methyltransferase: protein MDSFAKANRSNWDNRAELHTTDEARRYYPIDRVLAGGSSLTALERREIGNRIVGKDIAHLQCHIGLDTISLKHLGAKSVTGLDFSPKALAAARRFAAQAGAEVSFVEASVYDAVAELDDYYDIVYVTWGTTIWLDDIFSWAKVVANLLRPGGQLYFLDGHPTMFQCGRKTDQPGLLLDWRTPPQAPLEWHDTHTYTGDERPLTHRLNYEWIHPLGDVVNALIASDMRIDFLNEHAILGWKEFPYMVEAGEGLYALPDGMTKIPLSVSIGATKQR, encoded by the coding sequence ATGGATTCTTTCGCCAAGGCCAATCGCTCCAATTGGGACAATCGCGCCGAATTGCATACCACCGACGAGGCCCGTCGCTACTATCCGATCGATCGGGTTCTGGCCGGTGGCTCAAGCCTGACCGCGCTGGAGAGGCGGGAAATCGGCAACCGCATCGTCGGCAAGGACATCGCCCATCTGCAATGCCATATCGGGCTCGACACGATCAGCCTGAAGCATCTCGGGGCAAAAAGCGTCACCGGACTGGACTTCTCGCCCAAGGCGCTTGCTGCGGCGCGCCGGTTTGCCGCGCAGGCCGGCGCCGAAGTGAGCTTCGTGGAAGCTTCGGTCTATGATGCGGTGGCGGAGCTCGACGACTACTACGACATCGTCTACGTCACCTGGGGCACGACCATCTGGCTGGACGATATCTTCAGCTGGGCCAAGGTGGTCGCCAATCTGCTGCGGCCGGGCGGGCAGCTGTATTTCCTCGATGGGCATCCGACGATGTTCCAGTGCGGCCGCAAGACCGATCAGCCCGGTCTGTTGCTGGATTGGCGAACGCCGCCACAGGCACCGCTGGAATGGCACGACACGCATACCTACACTGGCGACGAGCGGCCACTGACCCATCGCCTGAATTATGAGTGGATCCATCCCTTGGGCGACGTCGTCAACGCCCTCATCGCTTCCGACATGAGGATCGACTTCCTCAACGAGCATGCCATTTTGGGCTGGAAGGAATTCCCCTATATGGTCGAGGCCGGCGAGGGGCTCTACGCGCTGCCGGACGGCATGACCAAGATTCCGCTTTCTGTGTCGATCGGCGCAACGAAGCAGCGCTGA
- a CDS encoding MarR family winged helix-turn-helix transcriptional regulator — protein MTTTTTKNASEVPAVSAGTIRVQRLDQQLCFALYSASGLMTKLYRPLLEPLGLTYPQYLAMLALWERAPSTVGELGEALGLDSATLTPLLKRLETSGLVTRRRDAADERRVLVEPTAQGQALREQAKAVPVALSCQLPLEAEEAKRLRRALTSLVADLRKASAAVPDPD, from the coding sequence ATGACGACCACGACCACAAAGAATGCCAGCGAGGTCCCGGCGGTATCAGCCGGGACGATCAGAGTTCAGCGGCTGGATCAGCAGCTTTGCTTCGCGCTCTATTCGGCGAGCGGGCTGATGACGAAACTCTACCGGCCGCTGCTCGAACCGCTCGGCCTGACCTATCCGCAATACCTGGCGATGCTGGCGCTGTGGGAGCGTGCGCCAAGCACTGTCGGCGAGCTTGGCGAGGCGCTCGGGCTCGATTCAGCGACGCTGACACCGCTGCTCAAGCGGCTGGAGACCAGTGGTCTGGTCACGCGCCGGCGCGATGCCGCCGACGAACGCCGCGTGCTGGTCGAACCGACGGCGCAAGGCCAGGCACTGCGCGAGCAAGCCAAGGCCGTGCCCGTCGCGCTGTCCTGTCAGTTGCCGCTCGAGGCCGAAGAGGCGAAGCGCCTGCGCCGCGCGCTCACCAGCCTCGTTGCGGATTTGCGCAAGGCCAGCGCCGCTGTTCCGGATCCCGACTGA
- a CDS encoding organic hydroperoxide resistance protein, with product MPALYATQARAVGGRAGHVRTSDGLLSVDLAPPKELGGKGGATNPEQLFAAGYAACFESAMRFIAGKQKLPLQDAAVTANVSLHANGQGGFRLGVSLEAETKGLDQVTAEALVSAAHQVCPYSNALKGNVEVALSAVALPAKAA from the coding sequence ATGCCCGCACTTTACGCCACCCAAGCCCGTGCCGTCGGTGGCCGCGCCGGCCACGTCCGGACCAGCGATGGTCTACTCAGTGTCGATCTTGCACCACCGAAGGAACTTGGCGGCAAGGGTGGCGCCACCAATCCTGAGCAGCTGTTTGCCGCCGGCTATGCCGCCTGCTTCGAAAGCGCCATGCGCTTCATCGCCGGCAAGCAGAAATTGCCGCTGCAGGATGCGGCGGTGACAGCTAATGTCAGCCTGCATGCCAATGGCCAAGGCGGCTTCCGGCTCGGCGTTTCGCTGGAGGCGGAGACGAAAGGTCTTGATCAAGTGACCGCGGAAGCGCTTGTATCGGCGGCGCATCAGGTTTGCCCCTATTCCAACGCCCTCAAAGGCAATGTCGAGGTGGCGCTTTCGGCAGTGGCGCTTCCGGCAAAGGCAGCATGA
- a CDS encoding transporter substrate-binding domain-containing protein, with protein sequence MTKSKLLLAGLLACLLAPVAALAQTLPDLGGKKVVVVTENAYPPLQFIDAKTGKQIGWEYDAMDEIAKRLNFKVEYQNTSWDAMIQAVSDNQYNIGMTGITIKDDRKEKVDFSDPYMRSEQFMLVRGDESRFTDAKTFGAFKDGLIGAQAGTTPFYTAVYSVLDGNEQNPRIKLFETFGATVQALKSGDVDVVLTDGTAGKGYVDASEGKLKLIGGALGTEDFGFIFPKGSDLVKPVNAAIAALKADGTIEALNKKWFLDYKMGQ encoded by the coding sequence ATGACCAAATCGAAACTGCTGCTGGCCGGCCTGCTGGCCTGTCTTCTCGCGCCCGTCGCCGCATTGGCGCAGACGCTGCCCGACCTCGGCGGCAAGAAGGTGGTGGTGGTGACGGAAAACGCCTATCCGCCGCTGCAGTTCATCGATGCCAAGACCGGCAAGCAGATCGGCTGGGAATATGACGCGATGGACGAGATCGCCAAGCGGCTGAATTTCAAGGTCGAGTACCAGAACACCTCCTGGGACGCGATGATCCAGGCGGTGTCCGACAACCAGTACAATATCGGCATGACCGGCATCACCATCAAGGACGACCGCAAGGAGAAGGTCGATTTCTCCGATCCCTATATGCGCTCGGAACAGTTCATGCTGGTGCGCGGCGACGAAAGCCGCTTCACCGACGCAAAGACCTTCGGCGCCTTCAAGGACGGGCTGATCGGCGCGCAGGCCGGCACCACGCCTTTCTACACCGCCGTCTACAGCGTGCTCGACGGCAATGAGCAGAACCCGCGCATAAAACTGTTCGAGACCTTCGGGGCCACGGTGCAGGCACTGAAGTCGGGCGACGTCGATGTCGTGCTGACCGACGGCACCGCCGGCAAAGGTTATGTCGACGCCTCCGAAGGCAAGCTGAAGCTCATCGGCGGGGCGCTCGGCACCGAGGACTTTGGCTTCATCTTCCCCAAAGGTTCCGATCTGGTGAAACCGGTCAACGCCGCGATCGCGGCGCTCAAGGCCGACGGCACGATCGAGGCGCTGAACAAGAAGTGGTTTCTTGATTACAAGATGGGGCAGTAG
- a CDS encoding sulfite exporter TauE/SafE family protein — translation MSVFDAILLFLAGFLSGAANAVAGGGTFITFGAMTLVGLPPIVANATSSVTQFPGYITSTLAYWADIKTFWREALLLCLISAAGALVGALILLALDNPSFRALVPWLLLAATALFAAGPWLRPAPKPGHEASVGTLVGSLAQFATAIYGGFFGAGMGVMMLATLGLTQVGDYHRLNALKNMLAMVIAAVAILVFVSGGVIAWPQAIVMIPGGALGGYAGVWIAKRVPQNVVRGFVVAVGLLLAFYYFAKG, via the coding sequence ATGTCTGTTTTCGACGCGATCCTGCTTTTTCTGGCGGGCTTCCTTTCAGGTGCCGCCAACGCAGTCGCTGGCGGCGGCACCTTCATCACTTTCGGCGCCATGACATTGGTCGGCCTGCCGCCGATCGTCGCCAACGCCACCTCATCGGTGACGCAGTTTCCCGGCTACATCACCTCGACGCTCGCCTACTGGGCCGACATCAAGACCTTCTGGCGCGAAGCGCTGCTGCTCTGTCTCATCTCGGCGGCAGGCGCGCTGGTCGGTGCGCTGATCCTTCTGGCGCTCGACAATCCATCGTTCCGCGCCCTGGTGCCGTGGCTGCTTTTGGCGGCAACCGCCTTGTTTGCCGCCGGGCCATGGCTGAGACCGGCACCAAAGCCGGGGCATGAAGCCTCGGTTGGCACTCTGGTCGGCTCGCTGGCGCAGTTTGCCACTGCCATCTATGGCGGCTTTTTCGGCGCCGGCATGGGCGTCATGATGCTGGCGACGCTCGGCCTTACCCAGGTCGGCGACTATCACCGCCTGAACGCGCTGAAGAACATGCTGGCCATGGTCATCGCCGCGGTCGCCATCCTGGTCTTCGTTTCCGGCGGCGTCATCGCCTGGCCGCAAGCGATCGTCATGATTCCTGGCGGCGCGCTCGGCGGCTATGCCGGCGTCTGGATCGCCAAACGCGTGCCGCAGAATGTCGTGCGCGGCTTCGTCGTCGCTGTCGGCCTCCTTCTCGCCTTCTACTACTTCGCCAAAGGCTGA
- the rimM gene encoding ribosome maturation factor RimM (Essential for efficient processing of 16S rRNA): MTKLQNPVQMAVIGAAHGIKGELRVKTFTGEPLALADYGPLYARDGRAFQIVDIRPANTVVVVRFKGVSDRNAAEALAGTELFVDRSMLPDDGEEDEFYHADLVGLEVRDDTNAPIGKVVAVHNFGGGDILDVTLAGRKGVLIPFTQAAVPEVSITDAFVRIDPAAAGLVEDEEGDAPGRDGFDPKGRPRGPRDAGGNR; the protein is encoded by the coding sequence ATGACCAAGCTCCAGAACCCCGTCCAGATGGCCGTGATCGGCGCCGCCCATGGCATCAAGGGCGAATTGCGGGTGAAAACCTTCACCGGCGAGCCGTTGGCGCTGGCCGATTACGGGCCGCTCTACGCCAGGGATGGCCGCGCTTTCCAGATCGTCGACATCCGGCCCGCCAACACGGTCGTCGTGGTGCGCTTCAAGGGCGTCAGCGACCGCAATGCGGCCGAGGCGCTGGCCGGCACGGAACTGTTCGTCGACCGTTCGATGCTGCCGGACGACGGCGAAGAGGATGAATTCTATCATGCCGACCTCGTCGGGCTGGAAGTCAGGGACGACACCAATGCTCCCATCGGCAAGGTCGTCGCCGTGCATAATTTCGGCGGCGGCGACATTCTCGACGTGACGCTGGCGGGGCGCAAAGGCGTGCTGATCCCATTCACGCAGGCCGCCGTTCCCGAAGTATCGATCACGGATGCTTTTGTCCGCATCGATCCGGCGGCGGCGGGGCTTGTCGAGGACGAAGAAGGCGATGCGCCGGGCCGCGACGGCTTCGACCCGAAGGGACGGCCGCGCGGCCCGCGGGATGCCGGGGGCAACCGGTGA
- a CDS encoding DUF2867 domain-containing protein: protein MKPLSQTFPNPEDVLSGAQFADRYVLVANGLSLSAIAATERVMGRTPRWVGRLMTLRNFAVRPFRLKTGVDSASAPDGRIGIFPLISRSPGKVVLGLDDRHLDFRVLVEVNDLGGGRQEIAASTIVKTHNLLGRIYLAIVKPFHRVIVPAMLAQVLIK from the coding sequence ATGAAGCCGCTTTCACAGACGTTCCCCAATCCCGAAGACGTTCTTTCCGGCGCGCAATTCGCCGACCGCTACGTGCTGGTCGCAAACGGCTTGTCGTTGAGCGCAATTGCCGCAACCGAACGCGTCATGGGGCGAACGCCACGCTGGGTCGGCAGGCTGATGACGCTGCGCAATTTCGCCGTCCGTCCATTTCGCCTGAAGACGGGCGTGGATTCTGCGTCGGCGCCTGACGGCAGGATCGGGATATTTCCACTCATCAGCAGGTCTCCGGGGAAGGTCGTCCTCGGTCTTGACGACCGGCATCTCGACTTCCGCGTTCTGGTCGAGGTCAACGACCTTGGCGGCGGCCGCCAGGAAATCGCCGCGTCGACGATCGTCAAAACACACAATCTGCTCGGGCGTATTTATCTCGCGATCGTCAAACCCTTTCACAGGGTTATCGTCCCGGCGATGTTGGCTCAGGTCTTGATCAAGTAA
- a CDS encoding tyrosine recombinase XerC has translation MQEFLIPAKPDLQAARESWLKMLARERRLSPETVEAYERDTRQFLHFLTGHCGGSPGISDIANLRPADLRGFLAARRNAGAGARTLGRGLAGIRSLLRFLERRGLANAAGAAALRAPRQPKSLPKPLTAADAKHVVSVEGQLAEEPWIAARNAAVLTLLYGSGLRISEALGLAGAELALATDTVLRVTGKGGKTRLVPVLPVALRAIAEYRRLCPFHLDPKGLLFRGARGGPLNPAIVQRDMAKLRSALNLPDTATPHALRHSFATHLLGRGGDLRTIQELLGHASLSTTQIYTGVDTARLLEIYEAAHPRA, from the coding sequence ATGCAGGAATTCCTCATCCCGGCCAAACCCGACTTGCAGGCGGCGCGCGAAAGCTGGCTGAAGATGCTGGCGCGCGAACGCCGATTGTCGCCCGAAACTGTCGAAGCCTATGAGCGCGACACACGCCAGTTCCTGCACTTCCTCACCGGCCATTGTGGCGGTTCGCCCGGCATTTCGGACATCGCCAATCTGCGCCCGGCCGATCTGCGCGGCTTTCTCGCTGCCCGCCGCAACGCCGGCGCCGGCGCCCGCACGCTTGGTCGCGGACTGGCCGGCATCCGCTCGCTGCTGCGTTTTCTCGAGCGGCGCGGCCTTGCCAATGCCGCCGGTGCTGCGGCGCTGCGCGCGCCACGCCAGCCGAAATCGCTGCCCAAGCCGCTGACGGCGGCCGATGCGAAACATGTCGTGTCGGTGGAAGGCCAACTGGCAGAAGAACCATGGATCGCCGCCCGCAACGCCGCCGTGCTGACGCTCCTCTACGGTTCGGGCCTGCGCATTTCCGAGGCGCTCGGCCTGGCTGGCGCCGAGCTCGCACTGGCGACCGACACTGTGCTGCGCGTCACCGGCAAGGGCGGCAAGACGCGGCTGGTGCCGGTGCTGCCGGTAGCCTTGCGCGCGATTGCCGAATACCGGCGGCTTTGCCCCTTTCATCTCGACCCCAAGGGCCTCTTGTTTCGCGGTGCGCGCGGCGGTCCGCTCAACCCGGCCATCGTCCAGCGCGACATGGCAAAGCTGCGCTCGGCGCTCAACCTGCCCGATACAGCGACGCCGCATGCGTTGCGCCACTCCTTCGCTACGCATCTGCTGGGGCGCGGCGGCGACCTGCGCACCATCCAGGAACTGCTGGGCCACGCCAGCCTGTCGACGACGCAGATTTACACCGGCGTCGACACCGCAAGGCTGCTCGAAATCTACGAGGCGGCGCATCCGCGGGCATAA
- a CDS encoding TraB/GumN family protein: MKRVIAIADRAALVSLKLLVALNVLFFLSFLIFLLLAAGKAHAEIPVCTGVNMLSALQKSDPAAYRTIEAEAAATPNGKGLLWKLEKPGEKPSFLFGTMHMTDPRVTTLPPAAQKAYDAADTVIIETTEVLDKQKMMAALLEEPDLMMFSDNTTLSSLLSADDAKVVNKALDARGIPPGSVAKMKPWLLSAMVALPVCEVARQAGGAPVLDVKLAEDAKASGKAVEGLETVADQLRAMASLPLAFHMKGLVDTLKLGDKVNDVNETMIALYLRGDTGMIVPLFRVVIPEQVDDKSGFAEFSQTMITSRNKVMVDHARPILAKGNAFMAVGALHLPGPEGLVEDFRKAGYTVTPAGL, from the coding sequence ATGAAACGCGTCATCGCCATTGCCGACCGCGCGGCCCTTGTGTCGCTGAAGCTGCTTGTGGCGCTCAACGTCCTGTTTTTCCTGTCTTTCCTCATCTTCCTGCTGCTTGCCGCCGGCAAGGCGCATGCCGAAATTCCGGTTTGCACCGGCGTCAACATGCTATCGGCCCTGCAGAAGAGTGATCCCGCCGCCTACCGGACGATCGAAGCGGAAGCCGCAGCGACGCCGAATGGCAAGGGCCTGTTGTGGAAGCTGGAAAAGCCGGGCGAAAAGCCGTCCTTCCTATTCGGCACCATGCACATGACCGACCCGCGCGTCACCACGCTGCCGCCCGCCGCGCAGAAGGCATATGACGCCGCCGACACTGTCATCATCGAGACCACGGAAGTGCTCGACAAGCAGAAGATGATGGCGGCATTGCTGGAAGAGCCGGACCTGATGATGTTCAGCGACAACACCACACTGTCGTCGCTGCTGTCGGCGGACGACGCCAAAGTGGTGAACAAGGCGCTCGACGCACGCGGCATCCCGCCGGGGAGCGTCGCCAAGATGAAGCCGTGGCTGTTGTCGGCCATGGTGGCGCTTCCTGTCTGCGAGGTCGCCCGCCAAGCCGGTGGCGCACCGGTGCTCGATGTCAAGCTCGCCGAGGATGCCAAAGCTTCCGGCAAGGCCGTCGAAGGTCTGGAAACGGTCGCCGATCAGCTGCGCGCCATGGCCTCGCTGCCGCTCGCCTTTCACATGAAGGGGCTGGTCGACACGCTGAAGCTCGGCGACAAGGTGAACGACGTCAACGAGACCATGATCGCGCTCTACCTGCGCGGTGACACCGGCATGATCGTGCCGCTATTTCGAGTCGTCATTCCCGAACAGGTCGACGACAAATCGGGTTTCGCCGAATTCTCGCAGACGATGATCACCAGCCGCAACAAGGTTATGGTGGATCATGCCCGACCGATCCTGGCCAAAGGCAATGCCTTCATGGCGGTCGGCGCCTTGCACCTTCCCGGCCCTGAAGGTCTGGTCGAGGATTTCCGCAAAGCCGGATACACGGTTACGCCAGCCGGACTCTAG
- the lpdA gene encoding dihydrolipoyl dehydrogenase, translating to MMAYDVVIIGSGPGGYVCAIKAAQLGLKTAVVEKNATFGGTCLNIGCIPSKALLHASEMFAEAGHSFDTLGVEVTPKLNLKKMMAHKDATVTSNVNGVAFLFKKNKIDSFRGTGKVVAAGKVSVTGEDGKVEEIETKNIVIATGSDVAGIPGVKVDIDEKVIVSSTGALSLDKVPGHLVVVGGGVIGLELGSVWARLGAKVTVVEFLDTILGGMDGEVSKQFQRLLSKQGFEFKLGAKVTGVAKAKKGATVTFEPVKGGAAETIEADAVLIATGRRAYADSLGLKEAGVEVDERGRVKTDAHLRTNVPGIYAIGDVIAGPMLAHKAEDEGVAVAETIAGQAGHVNYEVIPSVVYTSPEIASVGKTEEELKKAGIDYNAGKFPFTANGRARAMLHTDGFVKILADKASDRVLGVHIVGFGAGEMIHEAAVLMEFGGSSEDLARTCHAHPTMSEAVKEAALATFFKPIHI from the coding sequence ATCATGGCCTATGACGTCGTTATCATCGGATCGGGACCGGGCGGCTATGTCTGCGCCATCAAGGCGGCGCAACTCGGGCTGAAGACGGCGGTGGTCGAGAAGAACGCGACCTTCGGGGGCACTTGCCTCAACATCGGCTGCATCCCGTCCAAGGCGCTGCTGCATGCCTCCGAAATGTTCGCCGAGGCCGGCCATTCCTTCGACACGCTCGGCGTCGAAGTCACGCCGAAGCTGAATTTGAAGAAGATGATGGCGCACAAGGATGCGACGGTGACGTCCAACGTCAACGGCGTCGCCTTCCTGTTCAAGAAGAACAAGATCGATAGTTTTCGCGGCACCGGCAAGGTGGTCGCGGCCGGCAAGGTTTCGGTGACCGGCGAGGACGGCAAGGTCGAAGAGATCGAGACCAAGAACATCGTCATCGCCACCGGCTCCGACGTCGCCGGCATTCCCGGCGTCAAGGTCGACATCGACGAGAAGGTCATCGTGTCCTCCACCGGTGCGCTGTCGCTGGACAAGGTGCCAGGCCATCTGGTGGTGGTCGGCGGCGGCGTCATCGGGCTGGAGCTCGGCTCGGTTTGGGCCCGCCTCGGCGCCAAGGTCACCGTCGTCGAATTCCTCGACACCATTTTGGGCGGCATGGATGGCGAGGTCTCCAAGCAGTTCCAGCGCCTGCTCTCCAAGCAAGGTTTCGAGTTCAAGCTCGGCGCCAAGGTCACCGGCGTCGCCAAGGCCAAGAAGGGAGCGACCGTCACCTTTGAACCGGTGAAGGGTGGTGCTGCCGAGACCATCGAGGCCGATGCGGTGCTGATCGCAACCGGACGCCGGGCCTATGCCGACAGTCTCGGGCTGAAGGAGGCCGGCGTCGAAGTCGACGAGCGCGGCCGGGTCAAGACCGACGCCCATCTGAGGACCAATGTGCCTGGCATCTACGCCATCGGCGACGTCATCGCTGGGCCGATGCTTGCCCACAAGGCCGAGGACGAAGGCGTGGCCGTGGCGGAAACCATCGCCGGCCAGGCCGGGCATGTGAACTACGAGGTGATCCCGAGCGTCGTCTACACCAGCCCGGAAATCGCCTCGGTCGGCAAGACCGAAGAAGAACTGAAGAAGGCCGGCATCGACTATAATGCGGGGAAATTCCCGTTCACCGCCAATGGCCGCGCGCGCGCCATGCTGCACACCGACGGCTTCGTCAAGATCCTCGCCGACAAGGCGAGCGACCGGGTGCTCGGCGTCCATATCGTTGGCTTCGGCGCCGGCGAGATGATCCACGAGGCGGCGGTGCTGATGGAGTTCGGCGGCTCGTCGGAGGATCTCGCCCGCACCTGCCATGCGCATCCGACGATGTCGGAAGCGGTGAAGGAGGCGGCATTGGCCACATTCTTCAAGCCGATCCATATTTAG
- a CDS encoding DUF4241 domain-containing protein gives MLQSVGLAAAVVPSVALAASWDVTQASSNLGVFALSDAELAERRINVTPIGELELPTGEIIACDPLISGTEMPTLSRRVKPGHYPVSLLETQGRVAVAVLRFRLGTPVRWELATLPGQDVTTLKDDEIFGYPVDGGLGSFMDKTAMVLMSEQLDKLGADQNYYDDVLAAEFTPNQDRFVMHRPVAGNPLNIAMFWSGWGDGFYPSFWGLDAAGELLLLTTDFGVLEDADGREKK, from the coding sequence ATGCTGCAGTCTGTTGGCCTGGCCGCCGCCGTTGTTCCGTCGGTGGCGTTGGCGGCCAGCTGGGATGTGACGCAGGCGAGCAGCAATCTTGGTGTCTTTGCCCTCAGTGACGCTGAACTGGCTGAGCGGCGGATCAACGTCACGCCGATAGGTGAGCTCGAATTGCCGACCGGTGAAATCATCGCCTGCGATCCTCTGATCAGCGGCACCGAGATGCCGACCTTGAGCCGCAGGGTCAAACCGGGGCACTACCCGGTTTCGCTGCTGGAAACCCAGGGCCGCGTCGCGGTCGCAGTACTGCGCTTCAGGCTAGGCACGCCGGTTCGTTGGGAACTGGCTACGCTGCCCGGCCAGGACGTCACGACGTTGAAGGACGACGAGATATTCGGCTATCCCGTCGACGGCGGCCTCGGCTCATTCATGGACAAGACTGCCATGGTGCTGATGTCGGAGCAGCTGGACAAGCTCGGCGCCGACCAGAACTATTATGACGACGTGCTGGCCGCCGAATTCACGCCCAACCAGGACAGATTCGTGATGCATCGCCCGGTTGCCGGCAACCCGCTCAACATCGCCATGTTCTGGAGCGGCTGGGGCGACGGATTTTATCCGTCGTTCTGGGGTCTGGATGCAGCCGGCGAACTGCTGCTTTTGACCACCGATTTCGGCGTACTGGAAGACGCCGATGGCCGCGAGAAGAAGTAG
- the trmD gene encoding tRNA (guanosine(37)-N1)-methyltransferase TrmD: MSFSASVLTLYPEMFPGALGLSLSGRALEAGTWSLQAIQIRDFATDRHHTVDDTPAGGGAGMVMRADVLARAIDQASPAGDPRPRLLMSPRGKPLSQARVRELAAGPGAVIVCGRFEGIDQRVIDARNLEEVSVGDFILSGGEPAALVLLDAVVRLLPGVMGNAVSGEEESFENGLLEHPHYTRPQEFEGRPIPDVLISGNHKKIAAWRRAQSEMLTKERRPDLLAAAPQPLAK, from the coding sequence GTGAGTTTTTCGGCATCGGTGCTGACGCTCTATCCCGAGATGTTCCCTGGCGCGCTCGGCCTGTCGCTGAGCGGCCGCGCGCTGGAGGCCGGGACGTGGTCGCTGCAAGCGATCCAGATTCGTGACTTCGCCACCGACCGCCACCACACCGTCGACGACACGCCGGCCGGCGGCGGCGCCGGCATGGTGATGCGCGCCGACGTGCTGGCCAGAGCCATCGACCAAGCCTCGCCCGCGGGCGATCCGCGCCCACGCCTGCTGATGAGCCCGCGCGGCAAGCCGCTGTCGCAGGCGCGCGTTCGCGAACTGGCCGCCGGGCCGGGCGCGGTGATCGTCTGCGGCCGCTTCGAAGGCATCGACCAGCGGGTGATCGACGCGCGGAACTTGGAGGAAGTCTCGGTCGGCGACTTCATCCTCTCCGGCGGCGAGCCGGCGGCACTGGTGCTGCTCGACGCCGTGGTGCGGCTGCTGCCCGGCGTGATGGGCAATGCGGTGTCGGGCGAGGAAGAGAGCTTTGAAAACGGCCTGCTCGAACATCCGCACTATACGCGGCCGCAGGAGTTCGAGGGCCGGCCAATTCCCGATGTGCTGATTTCGGGCAACCACAAGAAAATCGCCGCATGGCGGCGAGCTCAGTCAGAGATGCTGACGAAGGAGCGGCGACCAGACCTGCTGGCCGCCGCGCCTCAGCCTTTGGCGAAGTAG
- the rplS gene encoding 50S ribosomal protein L19, protein MDILRQLEAEQAAKIEAKRKLPEFQPGDTVRVQVRVTEGTRTRVQAYEGVVIARAGAGFQESFTVRKISYGEGVERVFPVYSPMVEGVEIVRRGKVRRAKLYYLRDRRGKSARISENTGVRARKLNDEERDALNAEKARIEAEKVAAAQALAVEKAAQDAAEKKAADEAAKAAEATAAE, encoded by the coding sequence ATGGATATTCTCCGTCAGCTCGAGGCCGAACAGGCCGCCAAGATCGAAGCCAAGCGTAAGCTTCCCGAATTCCAGCCCGGCGACACCGTGCGCGTTCAGGTCCGCGTGACCGAAGGCACGCGTACCCGCGTCCAGGCTTATGAGGGCGTCGTCATCGCCCGCGCCGGCGCCGGCTTCCAGGAGAGCTTCACCGTTCGCAAGATTTCCTATGGCGAAGGCGTGGAGCGCGTGTTCCCGGTCTACTCGCCGATGGTCGAGGGCGTCGAGATCGTGCGCCGCGGCAAGGTGCGTCGCGCCAAGCTGTATTACCTGCGCGATCGTCGCGGCAAGTCGGCCCGTATTTCGGAAAACACCGGCGTGCGCGCCCGCAAGCTGAACGATGAGGAGCGCGATGCGCTGAACGCCGAGAAGGCCCGCATCGAAGCCGAGAAGGTAGCCGCCGCGCAAGCGCTGGCCGTCGAGAAGGCAGCGCAGGACGCCGCCGAGAAAAAGGCCGCCGACGAGGCCGCCAAGGCCGCGGAAGCGACCGCCGCCGAATAA